The genomic segment ataattatttttgaatttcctttcttttttttttgtttacattaaaaaatattcatgtaagacagtggtttatgttgtgtttaaaccccctaccactagatggctatgctgagacgccaCCACTAGTGTCcctgcctaacagtgcctagcagtgcccatagacagtatataagaatggatcaacagatcccgttgctctggacggagaccagtgaaggctattagaaacacttttccggtgatctcttgctttactgcgcagcctccaactgagagagacagcgtaaatgtgacgtgagcaacctgtctgaaagttggaagtcttctggtagctgtgccaagagaaatctcaatcattcccagtcttacagagacggagagcgtaggtatatgtaaggagataacatgggcacaggctaagtaaaatgctagttaacattagtaattaaacttaaacagctaatgtaagtccaaactgcctgtgagcttctcctgtactatacggtaattcctctactatgcgacagtaagtctcgtggttatgacccaatcgttagcctatttttataaaagcgtctactacggagccataacgtgagatacaaggtaatggagccttttatacattgtcgtgtttctttagaaataaacaatggacaaatagtctttaaacgcttcagatataaagttattcgctgtcaaagtgacatcaaaatgaatggcagtcaatggaatgctaacgggaggtgatctctttgtagcatcaaaatggcgctataggaggttcgagttctgaagcgaagcttacccccttggtagtgcctgactttttgctagaagctaacaggTAGGTAGCTACGGCTGAACTCTGGactactttagcatatcaaaattagctcactaagaacctgtaaaccacaatcccaaactggcagtttgattttctgtgtactgaattgtttacctaaagtaaacttcttttacttttatacacgtctttttttttttttttttattttttctaaaattatactttaaaaaaatcccaatatatcgccttacgcacagtactgaaatatattgcaatatactgaatcgtgacccatgtatcatgATATGTATgctatcgccagattcttgccaatacacagccctaatatacagtatactttaTACACGTCCACATCTTTGTAGTAACCTCTGTAcacaatgtacagtacaaataATACTACTGAACTGTGTGCTATGTTTACACAGTGTATTATTCATTTATTGACAGGTATATTTAGATTACAGTGAGACACCGAAAACCAAAGACAGGTATTCTGCACGTACATGAATACGTGAAGACTTCAAGGACATCACGGTCCACGACAATACAGTGTATCCaactatgtttattttttttttatttttcagttttactAAACATGAAACATATGGTCTTCAGAATGACAGCAGGCCTACAGTAACAAAGGGGAAACAATACAAACAACCAAAAATAgtttttggttacactttacttgaaggtatctacataagagtgacatgacactgtcatgaacgtgtcatagacattataaacaagtcataaacgtttatgacataacgcttcttttagtaagtgtcattcggtttttctCATGACaagttataaaaaaatgtataaagttttttttttttttttttttttttttaaatcggtaacactttacttgaaggtatctacataagagtgacataacactgtcatgacaatttttttttatcttcaaatgtttgtttttcttcttcaaatctCTTCAATGATGACGTGAACCACAAGTTCTATTACTAAtttactgacaaaaaaaaggaaatcgaTAATCTTGAATCGTCTTTGGAGTCTTCTTTCTTAATACACGGATTCATAAAACAAAGTCTTAAAGCACGAGCAGAGGCACACAGTAGCAGGTTTACACAATGCCACCATGGAGGACTTTGATCTTTGATTTTGACAATTTGTAATCACAGTTATATTAGTTAGAACTTAGCATTAAGGGTATGACTGCATCAAAGAGATGTAAGGCACTAGGTGCTACAAGGTACTTAGTACGAGATAAAAGAAGATGAGAAGTATAACAGTCCAAACTAGACACAGTACAAAACCGGGTTTCAGTCtccaggaaataaaaaaactaaatatcacATCACTGTTACTTTTAGgactgggtaccgaattcaataattttttaggcaccgaccggaTTTGTGCCCCCGTCATTCAATACCTAATTTCAATACCTAatggagtaaatctcatcagcgtcagtgagccaatcagcatgcagcatgcttctaccaagatctgataatactgctgattggctgtctaacgttacacgtcgtagggacacgctggaaaaaaaaaaactctatgtcacgtagtaggagctgaaaaatgaataaaaagatttgtgctgtaatgtgtaatgttgtcatttctttttggtAAAATGGATTTCATCAAATTGGTATCAAAAAGGGGCGGCCTCTGGCTCAACCAGTGGGAGCGTTCgctccgacctgctgccctttgctgcgtgtcccccatctctctccccctttcgtGTCTGTCCACAGTCACTGTACAATGAAGGGaaaaccccccccaaaaaaaacccgAACCGGCATAGAAGTCACAGCATTGGTAATGGTAGATCTACGtgttttgaacgatacccaggcCTAGTTACTTTTTTGTGGAAATTTGCATCTTGAAGTTACATTTTAAACCTTTGCTGTCCAAAGAGGGTGCGTGTAAAAATCCGAGCTTGtgaaaaaggaaagaatgtaGTTTGTGCATTTACGGGACCTTTTCAATCGCACTGTTCCGGTCCTCATTCCTAACCGCCGTTTGCCCGCCCTCAGCGTCGGGCATGTGGTTGTGGTGCAGAAACAAGATGGAGTCCAAACTTTCTGGTGGAATGTTGGCTCTCTTCCTGTACGTGGCCCCCGCTCCTTCCTGCACAAAGTCCTGCGCGGCGCTCCCTGCCACTGCCGGGGCAGCCAGGTAGGCCCGCGCCGCCGCGGCCAACAGCGGGAACTGCACCGCCTTGGTCCTCCACCACTGCAGGGGCTCCACTCCCAGGGAAGCCCCCTTGTCGGCTCTGAAGACGGACATCTCCATGTCTATTGACTCCTCCACAGAACTCTGCCTGGCCTTGGGAGCGGAGCTGAACAGGTCTCCCAGGAGGAACTCCATACCGGAGAGTCCGCCCTGAGCGCCTGGATCCACAAACTCACAGTCGTCGGCCTCCCCCGGATCGCTCTCTTCATCTTCATCGACGTCTATGAGCTCTCTGAAGTTGATTGGGCGGGATTCTTTGAGGCGCTTGCTCCGCCGTAGGAAGTCGCTCTCGGACTCCGGTGAGCCGGGGGAGGGGCTTCTCTTGATCTGGCTTTGGGTCTTACCTTGgctcctcctcctgtcctccTTCACAATCCTGACGGCCTCTTGCTTCAGCCAATCAAAGGTGGCTGTCTGCTCCTTAAAGACAATCACAGAAATAAGATTTCATTTGTGAGTGTCCTTCACTTTACACATTATATTAACTGAGATTGGGGATAACTGttacaggggggggggggattagtCAAATTACATTAAAGGATTAAGAACAACAAATAAATAGAAGGCAGCCTCAAATGTGAATGTAATCCCTGGCCAATGACGTTCAAGCACATTAGCACCAGATATGGACATAAGCAGGGAAACAGAAGTCTCTCAGTGTGTATGAATCAATAATACATATTCCAAGACTAAATGGAAAGAAACtgacagatatacagtataaaaaaaaaggcagcgaGTCTATTAGAACACTGGCTTCAGTGAAATGTTTGGTATCAGACTTGCACGTGTGTGTCTATGCTTTACAGTGATACTACGTGCTGTTCAGAGGGCGGGATATCAAACCTCAATGGTTTGGTACCAAGGTACCAAGAACTGAAAGCTGGAATCAAAGGCCTGTTTAGATTTATATTTACAGCCGCTTGTGTTTAGACAACATTTAACAGTGGCCAGACGGgtcattttactttattttactgCCTGTGACATCATGTCTGTgtataaagtatttatttatatgtgtgtgtgtgcgtgcatgtgcgcgCGCGCGGTGTGTGCACTTGTTCATGGTCTGGCCCACTAGACTGTGAAATGAGCCAATTAAATCAAACCGGTCTTTAAGAAGTAAATGTGTGTTATGGCAAAAAGCTCTGGCAGGTATCCACCTATTTTATTACATATATATGCACACATCacaatatacatttatttttactttactaccCGTTAACAAGCTGTTAAACCCTCACAACAGTATACATACTGATGTGCATAACCTGTCTACATCCTAATCTTACCTCTCTATAACAGGTTCTCATTACACACGTGCACGTACTACATTACTACCCAACCTGCCTACGTTACGCTTTCAGTTATTTtcacaggcagaaacctcgacGAGACCCTGGCTCTTGGCGGGCGGCCGTCTgcagcaacagtaactaagaaGGGCGGACTTTAGCAAAGAGCCAATGCATTAGAACTTTCCGACTCACCTTGTCCTCCATGAAGCCCAGCCCGTGGAACTGGGGGTCGAGGGAACACGCCACGCACAGAACCCTGTTGACGACGGGGTTTTCGTAACAGCTCGCCAAGTTCCGCCTCATCATCCTCTTCACCTCCTTCAGGGTGGACGACGAGTCGCCCGGCCGCGACATGAGGTGTCGGGAGAGCAGGCCGGTGAGAATGGGTTTGACCAGGGACAGACGGGGGAAGGCCTCCTTGGCGAGGGTTCGACACGCCACATCCAGGGGCTTGAGGACCAAACACAGCTCCTCCAGAACCTTCCATTCGGATCGCAAAGCTGCGCCGCCGGTTGAGGATGCGTTGGAGGAGGTGGAGTTTGCGTGCCAGCTGCCGGACGAACTGGATTCTGAACCCGTGTCTTCTTTAGACGAGCCCTCGCCTTTGACCTCTTTCATCATATCGCAGAAAAGGCTTTTATGCTTGATGAGCACGCTCAGCAGAGGGTACAGCTTATTCCACGTTGGCCGGCTGTGGGCCCACGACTTCAGCTCGGCCTGTTCGTGTTTGGTCAGGGCGTGCAACAGACTCTGGGCGTGGTGCGGATACGAGCCTTTGTTGGGAGCAGGTGGCAGGAACAGGTCTGTGAGAATACCCTGGAACTGACTGAGGGTCTTGGAGATGACCGAGTGTGACATCACTTCCTCGATGCAGCCTTGCACAGCGCTGAAGAAACACGGCACGGATGGTAGTCCTTCGCTCGAATGGCTGACGTGCTCCGGGCCTTCCTCGGGGGACACGGGGTCCTCCCTTTCGAGAAAGGTCGTCGAGTTCGGGTGAGGAGCGCTTCCTCCGGCCTCTCCGCCTCTCTTGCTCTTCATGTGCCCTGGCCTCATCTTGTTCCTTCCCTCCCCTCCCAGCAAGACCAGGTTAGGCTGGGAGATCCCCCACTCCTGGGCCATCCCTTTCACTTGAGCCTCCACGGCTCGAAGGCTGCAGTCTTTCCCCCCGCTCTTGGTCAGCCTTTGGGTGGCCAGAGCCAGGTTCTGAAAAGTAAAATGACAGTCGATGTAATGGGCCCAGAGGGTGAGGTAGCGCTCACCGCTGCCCTGCCAGCTGTGGAACCAAACATCCACGCTTAAAGTGACAAAGTGAGGCACTTCCCTCCGGTAACCGAGAGGGCGCCCACGTCTCCTGGACTCGAATCCGATGGGAGCCGTGTAGTCGGAGACCTCCTCGTTCTCGCTGCTTCCCAGTTTCCTCCGCAGCAGCTGGGCCAAACTCGCCTTGCCCCGGTTGTGATGTTCTCTCAGGAGGCTCTCCAGCTGCCGAGGAGAAGGCAGCTCCTTGTAGGAGGGCAGGAGGGTGTGAATCAGCTGTTTGAAGCCGTCCCCTTCTACCAGAGCCGGGGGCTGGAGATCCACGATGAGGAAGTTGGCGATGGCGTTGGTCACATTGGGGGACAATATCAGCGGGGGTGTACTGACCATACCGCTGTTAAGCATCACTGGCTGGGAGCGTTGTTGAccttttgagaaaaataataaaatcttcAAATCAGCTTCAACAGTTTGAcgacacatttgtttttttgttttttttaccaagcCTGTACAAGCCGGAGATCAATTTGGAACTACTCTAGATTCAATTGGTCTTTATTGTCCCCTTGGGGGACTTTTCTTGGACTCCGGCGCCAACAACTTTAGCTGCACTTACAATTAAgatcaataaacagaaacaataaGCCACAGGCCACATGAACAGAACACCATGATATTATTGCACAACCCATGCGGCCttaaaaggtccagtgtgtttatttctcccatctagcgtttagatcatatatcgcaatcaactctctctcgcaccacgcagatcaaagtacgtattacagctaaggtagccttcacgcttcaaaaagccgtgaaaggcggagcagtatatcctgtatgtcccttaccggctaacgtatttcaagatggagcatgaatatggagcgtctaccccagttgaTGAGAacaaaatttcaagccaatagtaATACTtgggaattgatggtggtggtaaatattcatgaaaaaggacaagtttgtgaacgagcaacacagattttgataattaacAACTAAATACGTTACACACTGGGTAACACACATTTTTAACTAGATACCAGTTTACAGGTTAAACCTGTACATTTGTTAGTTTGATAAAAGAGTTTTTAGACTCACATAACTATACCAAAATAACTTCAGGCCGCTTAAAAGGAAAATTTAGATATCTAAACTTGGGTCTTATTTCCAGCCATGCGAGTGGCGTGGCTTAGTTACACTCTCTACAGCAGGGttggtcagtcagtcagttggtCGGTCCAAGCTGAAACATCCCAACAACTTCTGAATGGATTGCTatggatttgttttttgttttttaaagacattcatggtcccaaGAGGATTTATCCTTCTGGCTTTGGTGATTCCCAGACTTCTCCTCTGgggccaccagcaggtcaacaTTTTCAATTATCTGGTGAAATATCCCTGCATTTACAAGATGGATTGACCCTAAACTttttacagacattcatggtttcaATATGGTGTATTCCAATgtctttggtgatcctctgacttttcctgtagCGCCATCAGCAGGCTGACATTTGGGGTTTTAAATGACATGTCTTTACAACTAAATAACAGATTGAATAttggtacacacattcatgcccCTATaaataataactttggtgatcctctgactttccATCTAGTCCTTTCATCAGGCGAttgaaaacaaatgacattCCCGTCGGCTTCAGGTGTACTTTTTGTGTAGACAATATTAGCAGAgccataacaatttaaaattttgctgtgcaattaatagtctcagaaataattgcaattaacaataacaataattgtctcttttagtcaaatttaaaaatattgattacttttttaaacaaaaagttGTATCACTGTTATATGAACCAGATAATATagtaacacaggtacacagcctatgaagttaACAACGTCTCTTTATTATCatagaaacatttttttctaactgtatccCCCCCCTTGTCGTTTTTGTTTCTATAAACGTGTAAAGGGTTAAGTGCCGACAATTGACaattaaatataatattaaaaatatatattccgACCAATAACCacttgtaataattgttacaggcctaagtAATAGTTACCTATTGTCAGAAGGCTCCGGTCCTTGTTGCCATCGCGTGTTCTGATGTGGTGCTTGTTGGTCAGATGGATTTGGAGATCTGCTGCTCCCCCCCCACAGCTGATATGTTCCCCACACAGCTTACACACCACAGCGCTCCGGTCCAGAGGCCGGCCGGTAGGGTCCGGCTCGAACCCAAAAAAGTACCATGGGCTGTTCTCTGTGACGTTTGGGTTACTCAGCAGTTTCTCAGTCCCGGGCATAAAGTCGTACTTTTCCAATGAATGAGAGCCCGGGGACGGTAAGGAGatcagggaggaggaggagggaaacgCAGAGACAGACATCATGCCAGAATCACTAGCGGCGTCTGGGTTGGACACGGTCGTCACGTCACTGATGACAAGCATGgggctctgtgattggctgttgtCTGACCAAAGAGAGGAGCTGCTGGGCTCTGGGAGGGTGACCAACTGGATGTCTTGCAGAAGGCGCAGGACTGTTTCTTTGTCTCCGACTTCACATTTTACATTGTCACCTGTCACccatcaaaaataaataataaaatgcagAGGATGTGATCCCATTTTAGCGAGCTACATTTTCAGTTTTAAGACTTTCAAAAACTTCAATTCAAGTCTGGGGCTGCACAATTTTTCtcatcatcgcaatatcaactgccgcaataaacacatcacgaaaggctgcgacatattgcGAAAGACATTTAGAGATTTTTTTGgtgttggttgaaagaaaatatcggttgaaaactgcactttaaaatgtagtgATGCCTTTTATAAACAATTTGTTGTATCTTAGCAGAATACTgcaagcagcagaaatgcagaactgtgtacactttaatatctgttcacgagtaatatcgttatcgccaaattcaacgttatcgcatagAGATAGAGCACTCTCCATTGAATTGTATTGTGTGAAGGTGCCTCTTCGTCAATTTTGTccgctagcaaacaacagaataatgcctaaaagctgctgtgtgacaATATTCACTACCAACAATGTAAAGAACCCATAACTTAAGTTATTATAAGCTGCTGACccgaaaaactgagcttttatgaagacaaaagtggatactgacgtgaggaatcagcagagagaacGGGCATCCTGACACTAAGCTAATGCTATGTTCGACGTTACATTTGCTGCAAACATTTTGTTACCtagtcaaatatccaaatggCAGTTTTAGTCTAACTATACGTCTGgaggcgcccagatagctcagttggtagagcgggcggccatgtgtagaggtttacacctcgacgcagcggacccgggttcgattccggcctgcggacctttgctgcatgtcattccccctctctctcccctttcacttcttcagctgtcctataattaaaggcctaaaatgcccaaaaaaataatctttaaaaaaaaaaaaaaaaactatacgtCTGGAGAATAAGCTAACACACGTAACGTGGGACATAACGTTGGCTTAGTGTCAGGATGCCACAGTCTTCCTGTTCTCTCTGCCGATTCCTCATGTCTGTATCCACTTGTGTCttcataaaagctcagtttttcgggtcggcagcttataaaaacataatttatggGTTGTTTACATTGTTGGTGGTGAATATCACCATGCAGCAACTTTTAGGCAttattctgttgtttgctagcagatgAAATTGCAGAGTAGGAACCTTTCTGCAATACAGGTCAATGGACAGCGGAGAGTTCTTTTCCCCTCCggtgggggcgggacttaaatgtGCTTTGTCTCCGCATCGCACCTTTACCtcctatcgtgcagccctatttaaGTCTACTGTCAGTTGAAAATGAATGTGGAAGTGAACAAACTGATATAGATCTACAAGTCTGCTTCCACCACATGTAATTCTATGCTTCAGCGCGTGAACTCACCCATCCCCAAGCCCAGCAGGGTGGCATAATCCTTGCCGATCCAGACCCTGAGCTCTGTTCCTTCTGTGATGGGCTGGGAAACCCTGTAGTAGATGTGGCGGTAGAACTGGAAAATGACCAGGTTGTGCTCCTCCTCACTGCTGGTATATGTTACGTACCTGAAACATAGAGCAAACATGTACAGTTTGTTAGTAGGAGCCAATCTCAGTCAGACAAACGCTCTGATTGactgcattatatatatataaaaattagaTAAAACAGAAGGGAGAAAGGACACTATACTTTGAAAGAGAAACTTGAATCAGTAAAAACTGCCCACCTCATCCAGTTAGATTTGCTTTCATCGGAAGCATCGACGTAGACAAAACCAGCATCATCCCTGATCTGGAGATGGGAGCAATGTGTATGTCAACTCTCAATTTTTATGACCAATTCTATACAGAATTCCTGCTGGTTACCAAAACAAGTCACAAATTACATTATTGAttaaaagtagggctgcaactaactattattttcactgttgattaatctgttgattattgtcttgattaatcgattagttaggTCTACTAAATGTCaggaaatggtgaaaaatgtcagtgtttttccaaagcccaagatcacgttttttaaatatcttgttctgtccacaactccaagatattcagtttactgtcatagaggagtgaagaaacaagaaaataatcagatttaaaaagctaaaatcaGAAAACTTTTATTACTCAAACAGATTATCAAAATATATGGCAATtcatttaagagttgacaactaatcgattaatctatgCAGCTctaattagggatgcaccgaatattcGGTTTTCGGCCGAAATACTTTTATCACCGAAACAATACGGCCGAAATGTTGTGATGGCAAACAGAAACCGCGACCTGCACGTGTGTCAGTACctgatccgttccacctgcaaagcgtctcctcagcaaagaggttgagacggaccacggagtgaaaacaatgaaaagtacgctcttagtctgtcagcacacgtttcagtgagatcTATTCGGATCCTCTGCACTTCATCGCGACTGTACCTGATCCGCGTTATAAAGACCATTACTTGGATGTGGAGAAATGATCCAGGCCGCGATGGATGCGGAGAACCCGCGTGGAGACGGAAACGGAGCGCGCACGGAGCAGGAGGAGATCAGAGCGCAGAGAAAGAGACTCGAAGGGGCATGCACCCTCGTTGtctgatatgttcagtgaaatcctgcaagaaagtgcctcgaataataataataataataataataataataataataataataataagtaagctattctgttcttaggctactatcagattgtagccatatttctgctagatattttttaattaaactttaatattaatttatacaattgcaatgccttgattttagtaaagttagtacacagtcatagccataaatgcaatggtactaataattggcataatttctttCGCTGTTTTGGTTTTCGGtcttggtttcctctttttcggttttggccaagaattttcatttaGGTGCATCCCTAGCTCTAATTATAAGTGGATTTTAGATGTGATTGTAGCACGaaaagcatctttttttttttttttttttttgccataacttcattttaaacctttttaagTCTAATCAAACCTGTCTACTTACAGCCCATGCGTATTTGAGGTTGCTCGGCATTTGTCCTCTGCACACTTCTCCTAGAAACGGCCCAAACATTACGCCCTTCTGAAGGTGACACTTGGCGTACACTTTCATCTCTCCCATCTGGTCTTCATCAGAAGATCCAGGACCAGACATCCCAGAGCTGACGTCCCCGCACAGGCACAGGCAGGAGGGCAGGGACAGCACTGCCCGGGAGGGGCCGCCGTGGAGCCATGGCTCTCCAGGCGGCAGCACAGCGTCTGGGACGTAGTTCTGGTTCGAAGCATTCTGGAGGAATGGGTAATCCTCAAGGAATTCTTCATGGTTTAAATCCAAACCTGCagtgtggggggaaaaaatagaGAACTGATCAGTCAAACATGGAATTAAGGTGAGATACCGTTGTTGTCAATGCAGAGGaggactttattttcattgAGCATGTTTACTGTTCTTCTGTTGTTTTgggtgaaaaaaattaaatcaagaTGACAGAACTTAACACAGGAAATAGAGAAAAGTCCTTTGGAGGATGTTATAGCATTAGAATGTGATTGTTAAAATACTAGACAGATTGCATTAAAGTAAGCACacatcattttacattttagttaTGTATAGCAAAGACAGAAGCTTTGAGTTTGTtttgattcatttttattttgtttccccAACCAAGAAAAATGTATGTTCCTATAGCCGTCTCGTAACCAGCATCGCGTTCAATCGTTCGGACTTTGTGTAGACATTTATCTCAACACTTCACTCAGATATTAATAAGATAATGAATCAACTGCAGCACTGGTgcagtcagagtgtgtgtgcttgAATGGACTTCTGTCAGTGGTGCCCACGTGTCTGGTGGCAGACCTGCTGGGCCAGCTGAATCGCTCTTTGGCAATATCTTACGCAGCTTACGGCCCCCGAGGGATGGCGTCTGGGGACTTTGGAGGGAGCTTTCAGTCCTGTTGTAAAAAATTATACTTAAGTTATTTCAGTAGGTGTCATGggatgaattaaaaaaataaaaaatagcaacCGGTGAATATACTTCATCCTACCTGTGCACGCTGACAGGCATCGTTTCTCTTGCCTCCAGTCTTGGGTCACACAGTAAGTGAAAGGGTGTGCTTCGGATGCAGTGATTGGTATAGATGATCGATGTGCCGGCTTCTTTACACATGCGAGCAAGCATTGAGCCCAGATAATTGACTCCGAGGGGGGTGTGGCTGTACCAGATTTCATCTGTAAGATCCTTCTTGGGCTGCACGTAAAGGGCGGTTGCGTTGCATGGGAGCTTGCTCAGGTACTTCAAAAGAGAAGTAATGGGACAGAATGCACTGCCTGGCTTCTCAAACATAGAGCCTCGGTCCTTCTCAATGTGCATCTTAGTTTCGTCACCAAAGGATAAAGCACAGCACCTCCGTCCTCTCTCGTCTTTTCGGATTACAAATGAATCTGGCTTTAGATTCCTGTTGGCCTGCTTCCCTCTGCGGCCAAAATGTACCTGGACATCAAACCAGACTTTGTTCAGTAGTCCCCTCGGAGTGCTGGTGTCCATCGCACGCGAGTGTCTGAGGATGCAGATATCACTAGAAGACAGTGCCTGATGGTGTGATCTTAAGTTTCGACCGCCCTTCCGAATTCTCTTGAGCACTCCCAGGAACACCTTGTTGGCTGAGGTGAACTCAGCATCTCTCATTAAGCACACGGGGCGGCTGACAGGAGGCTCTTTGAGGTAACGATTTAATCCAGCTCTCAGCGCAATGTAACTGGCAATCCCATACAGCTCTCCTTTGCCGTTTCGTACCGATCCGTAAAAGTGTCTCAGCACCCCGTTGAGCTCAGTCTTCTCTACTGTAGTCAGGTCCACCTGAAGCCCCTGGGCCTCCAACCAGCCAATGAAGCAATTCACAGCCCAGGTCGTCTGCTTCATGGTAAGCTTACTTATTTTGTTCCTGCTGTCTTCAAGTTCATTCAGTTCCAAGTCTGAAACCATTGCATGTCTAGAAATGTCAGTAGTATTTACCTCATACTCTCCCTCTTCTTGTGACTCATCCTCTTCTTTCAGGATGATCTCCTCTTTAGTTTTCATATCAGGCTCAAACACATGCAGTTTATCACGGGAATCCTTCAGGTCTGCATTCAtaatgttagctgttagctCCATCAGCTGTCAAGGTAGTTGCTATGTATTCAATGTTAAAACGAGACGAGCAGTAGGTAGGATTTGGCCATGTAAACAAAGCGGAGGGATACCGCTCACGTAGTCAGGTTTCTGTGCTACACGGCGGTTACACCACAGTCATTTATCAGACTGTATTGAAGAGACGAAAAGGATTTTAAAACGCTAA from the Perca flavescens isolate YP-PL-M2 chromosome 2, PFLA_1.0, whole genome shotgun sequence genome contains:
- the LOC114565648 gene encoding uncharacterized protein LOC114565648 isoform X2, whose protein sequence is MDKNGSNTILNGAFYFPKLPDGSVDKSKAICTLCKAEFKYHRSTSSFSYHLRAKHSPVNGTDARGLRQSSVLESANLRPVNENKSRKTTTALEKWVATNCRPISIVEVSGLKEVVRSACSDPSYTLPSRGPAAPRTHSLYSTEQAATLELLQSANAVPLTGDHWTSLRSLDEGASARPTVSDGLDLNHEEFLEDYPFLQNASNQNYVPDAVLPPGEPWLHGGPSRAVLSLPSCLCLCGDVSSGMSGPGSSDEDQMGEMKVYAKCHLQKGVMFGPFLGEVCRGQMPSNLKYAWAIRDDAGFVYVDASDESKSNWMRYVTYTSSEEEHNLVIFQFYRHIYYRVSQPITEGTELRVWIGKDYATLLGLGMGDNVKCEVGDKETVLRLLQDIQLVTLPEPSSSSLWSDNSQSQSPMLVISDVTTVSNPDAASDSGMMSVSAFPSSSSLISLPSPGSHSLEKYDFMPGTEKLLSNPNVTENSPWYFFGFEPDPTGRPLDRSAVVCKLCGEHISCGGGAADLQIHLTNKHHIRTRDGNKDRSLLTIGQQRSQPVMLNSGMVSTPPLILSPNVTNAIANFLIVDLQPPALVEGDGFKQLIHTLLPSYKELPSPRQLESLLREHHNRGKASLAQLLRRKLGSSENEEVSDYTAPIGFESRRRGRPLGYRREVPHFVTLSVDVWFHSWQGSGERYLTLWAHYIDCHFTFQNLALATQRLTKSGGKDCSLRAVEAQVKGMAQEWGISQPNLVLLGGEGRNKMRPGHMKSKRGGEAGGSAPHPNSTTFLEREDPVSPEEGPEHVSHSSEGLPSVPCFFSAVQGCIEEVMSHSVISKTLSQFQGILTDLFLPPAPNKGSYPHHAQSLLHALTKHEQAELKSWAHSRPTWNKLYPLLSVLIKHKSLFCDMMKEVKGEGSSKEDTGSESSSSGSWHANSTSSNASSTGGAALRSEWKVLEELCLVLKPLDVACRTLAKEAFPRLSLVKPILTGLLSRHLMSRPGDSSSTLKEVKRMMRRNLASCYENPVVNRVLCVACSLDPQFHGLGFMEDKEQTATFDWLKQEAVRIVKEDRRRSQGKTQSQIKRSPSPGSPESESDFLRRSKRLKESRPINFRELIDVDEDEESDPGEADDCEFVDPGAQGGLSGMEFLLGDLFSSAPKARQSSVEESIDMEMSVFRADKGASLGVEPLQWWRTKAVQFPLLAAAARAYLAAPAVAGSAAQDFVQEGAGATYRKRANIPPESLDSILFLHHNHMPDAEGGQTAVRNEDRNSAIEKVP